The following proteins are co-located in the Vibrio azureus genome:
- the hutG gene encoding formimidoylglutamase: MVDNIQLSSGFHWQGRCDTEDGALGQRIHSVITNTEVNKLKESPSGISILGFATDAGVARNKGRIGAKKSPDLIRRALANLAWHKDAPLYDLGTLTCEDDLLETSQTQCAEMIASALPFSPVIVLGGGHEIAWSSFSGLAQFVKSTFHSKSVTQPPRIGIINFDAHFDLRAYHSPLNDVRPNSGTPFLQIHDFCQQNQWPFHYACLGVSRSSNTQALYQRANELGVWYVEDALLGAHTDKNHVEHLEQLQQFIGHCDYLYLTIDLDVFPASQAPGVSAPSSRGVSYDSLAPFLDIVLKNKEKLLLADIAEYNPTYDVDSQTARLAARLCWEIADAMAES; this comes from the coding sequence ATGGTAGATAATATTCAACTATCCTCAGGTTTTCATTGGCAAGGTCGGTGCGATACAGAAGATGGCGCTTTGGGACAACGAATTCACAGTGTGATTACGAATACCGAGGTAAATAAGTTAAAGGAATCTCCCTCTGGTATTTCAATCCTTGGCTTCGCTACCGATGCTGGCGTCGCAAGAAATAAAGGCCGAATTGGGGCAAAAAAGTCGCCCGACTTAATTCGCAGGGCCCTTGCCAATCTTGCTTGGCATAAGGATGCACCACTCTACGATCTTGGTACTCTTACCTGTGAAGATGATCTATTAGAGACCAGTCAAACTCAGTGTGCGGAGATGATTGCTTCTGCCCTGCCATTTTCTCCTGTCATCGTGTTAGGTGGCGGTCATGAAATAGCCTGGAGCTCTTTTAGTGGTCTAGCTCAATTTGTTAAATCTACTTTCCACTCTAAATCCGTTACTCAGCCACCTCGAATTGGGATCATTAATTTTGATGCCCACTTTGATTTACGTGCATACCACAGCCCTTTAAATGACGTGAGACCCAATTCTGGTACCCCCTTTCTTCAGATTCATGATTTTTGCCAGCAAAACCAATGGCCTTTTCATTATGCTTGTCTCGGGGTTAGCCGCAGTAGCAACACTCAGGCGTTATACCAAAGAGCGAACGAACTGGGCGTTTGGTATGTTGAAGATGCCTTATTAGGGGCACATACTGATAAAAACCATGTAGAACACTTAGAGCAATTACAACAATTTATTGGGCACTGTGACTACCTTTACCTAACGATTGATTTAGACGTTTTTCCGGCTTCTCAAGCTCCAGGGGTCAGTGCTCCCTCTTCCAGAGGCGTAAGCTATGATTCATTAGCGCCATTTCTCGATATTGTCCTAAAAAACAAAGAAAAACTGCTATTAGCCGATATTGCAGAATATAACCCGACCTATGACGTTGATAGTCAAACGGCACGCCTTGCTGCACGCTTATGCTGGGAAATTGCCGATGCGATGGCTGAGAGTTAG
- a CDS encoding GNAT family N-acetyltransferase — MEVQLKIGSDPLFAESLTKTNMANYYLTRGVIWDHNQFLNSWEELENYEIHLDQTRVGVLRFSYSGETTFLRDFQLLPEFQGRGIGTKCLDLVVEHALSRKSTKLVLRVFSENPALNLYESRGFVRTSEVKGLVEMEIHLNSNITNDFVMTLTTEVGEL; from the coding sequence ATGGAAGTACAGCTTAAAATCGGTAGTGACCCATTATTCGCAGAGTCTTTAACCAAGACAAATATGGCAAATTATTATCTAACTCGTGGGGTTATCTGGGATCACAATCAGTTTCTAAACAGTTGGGAAGAACTAGAAAACTACGAGATTCACCTAGACCAAACCCGTGTAGGCGTTCTTCGTTTTAGCTATAGTGGCGAAACGACCTTTCTGAGAGACTTTCAACTTTTACCGGAGTTTCAAGGTAGAGGAATTGGGACTAAGTGCCTAGATCTAGTGGTAGAGCATGCACTCAGTCGTAAATCCACTAAGTTAGTTTTACGTGTGTTTAGTGAAAACCCAGCGCTCAATCTGTATGAGTCAAGAGGCTTTGTTAGAACATCTGAAGTTAAAGGCTTGGTGGAAATGGAAATTCATTTAAATTCAAACATAACAAACGACTTTGTCATGACGTTAACTACCGAGGTAGGGGAGTTGTGA
- a CDS encoding NADAR family protein, with product MAKEIYFFNREDKYWELSNFAGFGFELNGYRWKTMEHYFQAMKFEGTTQFEKILNSGSPKQAKDLGQSRKMPIRSDWEQVKEQVMIEGLRAKFSIPELRELLLKTGKKKLIENSPYDKYWGIGSNGKGKNRLGELLMQLRDELKNT from the coding sequence ATGGCTAAGGAAATTTACTTCTTTAATCGAGAAGACAAGTATTGGGAACTATCAAACTTTGCGGGATTTGGCTTTGAGCTGAATGGATATCGCTGGAAAACGATGGAACATTACTTTCAAGCTATGAAGTTTGAAGGCACTACTCAATTTGAAAAGATACTCAACTCAGGGTCTCCTAAACAGGCTAAAGATCTTGGTCAGAGTCGCAAGATGCCCATTCGAAGTGATTGGGAACAAGTTAAAGAACAGGTCATGATAGAGGGTTTGAGAGCCAAATTCTCAATACCAGAGTTGCGAGAATTGCTTTTAAAAACTGGAAAAAAGAAATTAATCGAGAATTCTCCCTATGACAAATATTGGGGAATTGGTTCAAATGGTAAGGGCAAAAATCGGTTAGGTGAGTTATTAATGCAACTACGAGACGAGCTAAAAAATACATAA
- the rplT gene encoding 50S ribosomal protein L20 gives MPRVKRGVQARARHKKVLKQAKGYYGARSRVYRVAFQAVTKAGQYAYRDRRAKKRQFRQLWIARINAASRQNGLSYSRFINGLKKASIEIDRKILADIAVFDKSAFAVLVEKAKAAL, from the coding sequence ATGCCTCGCGTAAAACGTGGTGTACAAGCTCGTGCACGTCATAAGAAAGTTCTAAAACAAGCTAAAGGTTACTACGGAGCACGTTCACGTGTTTACCGCGTAGCTTTCCAAGCAGTTACTAAAGCCGGTCAATACGCTTACCGTGACCGTCGCGCTAAGAAACGTCAATTCCGTCAACTTTGGATTGCACGTATCAACGCAGCATCTCGTCAAAATGGTCTATCTTACAGCCGTTTCATCAACGGTCTTAAGAAAGCATCTATCGAGATCGATCGTAAGATCCTAGCCGACATCGCAGTATTCGACAAATCAGCATTTGCTGTACTAGTTGAAAAAGCGAAAGCTGCTCTTTAA
- the hutI gene encoding imidazolonepropionase, whose protein sequence is MDLLIENAHLVTMQNGIQGYEAIKCGRLSIKSGKIAAVSSKPLGEDTPDVEALLEPSQFCQTLDLQGKLVTPGLIDCHTHLIYAGNRAHEFEMRLKGSSYQEIARQGGGILSTVRDTRRASQEQLVEIALPRLDGLLASGVTSVEIKSGYGLTLKDEIKMLRAAKALENERRVKVSPTLLAAHALPPEYQHRSDDYIQYICQEMIPLVAEEKLATSVDVFCESIGFTLEQTERIFIAAHEHGLGVKGHNEQLSNMGGAALTAKYNGLSADHIEHLDEQGVLALAHSSTVATLLPGAFYYLNETQKPPIALLREHQVPIAIATDHNPGTSPFADLTLMMNMACTLFHLTPEEVLRGVTQHAAKALGFETKRGKIEAGFEADLTLWDITHPADLSYQFGPKRLIGRIVDGEYTLHRE, encoded by the coding sequence ATGGATTTACTCATCGAAAATGCTCATCTGGTCACCATGCAAAACGGCATTCAAGGATACGAAGCCATTAAATGTGGTCGCCTATCAATTAAATCAGGAAAAATTGCAGCGGTTAGCTCTAAACCTCTTGGTGAAGATACCCCTGATGTTGAAGCGCTTTTAGAGCCTAGCCAATTTTGTCAGACGTTAGATTTGCAAGGCAAACTTGTCACCCCCGGCCTTATTGATTGCCATACTCACCTGATCTATGCCGGCAATCGTGCTCATGAGTTTGAAATGCGCTTAAAGGGCAGCTCCTATCAAGAGATTGCCCGTCAAGGAGGAGGGATTCTTTCCACTGTAAGGGACACTCGCCGAGCATCACAGGAACAACTCGTTGAAATAGCGCTTCCAAGGCTGGATGGCCTATTGGCGAGTGGCGTCACGTCAGTAGAAATAAAGTCGGGCTACGGGCTAACACTAAAAGACGAAATCAAAATGTTGCGCGCAGCAAAAGCGTTAGAAAACGAACGAAGAGTCAAAGTCTCCCCCACTTTACTTGCTGCCCACGCATTACCTCCAGAATATCAGCACCGTTCGGATGACTATATACAGTACATCTGTCAGGAAATGATTCCTTTAGTCGCAGAAGAAAAACTCGCAACAAGCGTCGATGTTTTTTGTGAATCAATCGGTTTTACGCTCGAGCAAACCGAGCGTATTTTTATTGCGGCCCATGAGCACGGCTTAGGCGTAAAAGGACACAATGAACAACTTTCTAACATGGGTGGGGCGGCCCTGACAGCCAAATATAACGGTCTATCCGCCGACCATATCGAGCACCTCGATGAGCAAGGCGTCTTAGCTCTCGCCCACTCTTCTACCGTAGCGACCTTATTACCTGGTGCCTTTTATTACCTAAATGAAACCCAGAAGCCTCCGATTGCGCTATTAAGGGAACATCAGGTGCCAATAGCAATTGCAACCGATCACAACCCCGGAACCTCTCCTTTTGCCGATTTAACTTTAATGATGAATATGGCTTGTACTCTGTTCCATTTAACGCCAGAAGAAGTATTACGAGGGGTTACTCAACATGCGGCAAAAGCACTCGGTTTTGAAACGAAAAGAGGAAAAATTGAGGCTGGTTTTGAGGCTGATTTAACCCTATGGGATATCACTCACCCCGCAGATTTAAGTTACCAATTTGGACCAAAACGCCTTATCGGTCGTATTGTTGATGGTGAGTACACGTTACACAGGGAGTAA
- a CDS encoding T6SS immunity protein Tdi1 domain-containing protein, translating into MTIIQEIKEAWGWVGIEPIEIVGENDFGNLMIEDVNGRFWRLCPEDVDCKLVANNRDELNLLSKDQEFLEDWYMQPLVENAKDHLGELGIGQKYCLAIPGVLGGVYDLSNIKVSSLIEIIRFSGYLGKQIEDLPDGTQIKLKVVD; encoded by the coding sequence ATGACAATTATTCAAGAGATTAAAGAAGCATGGGGATGGGTTGGTATAGAGCCTATTGAAATTGTTGGTGAGAACGACTTCGGCAACCTTATGATTGAAGATGTCAATGGTAGGTTCTGGCGACTGTGTCCAGAAGATGTTGATTGTAAGCTGGTAGCTAATAATCGAGATGAGCTTAATCTCTTATCAAAAGATCAAGAGTTTCTCGAAGATTGGTATATGCAACCCTTAGTTGAGAATGCAAAAGATCACTTGGGCGAATTGGGAATAGGTCAAAAGTATTGCCTCGCGATTCCCGGCGTACTCGGTGGAGTGTACGACCTATCTAACATTAAAGTCTCATCACTAATAGAAATTATACGTTTCTCTGGTTACCTCGGAAAGCAGATAGAAGACCTCCCTGATGGGACTCAGATCAAGCTCAAAGTGGTAGATTAA
- the pheS gene encoding phenylalanine--tRNA ligase subunit alpha has product MQHLEEIIANASTAIEAAQSLVALDEVRVQYLGKKGELTAQLQSLGKLPPEERREAGQEINKAKGVVQQAIAARKDALQRAELEAKLAAETIDVTLPGRRIENGGLHPVTRTVERIEKFFGELGFNTESGPEIEDAFHNFDALNIAADHPARTDHDTFFFNPDLMLRTHTSGVQIRTMENGKPPFRFIAPGRVYRNDYDQTHTPMFHQVEGMLVDENVNFAQLKGILHDFLCNFFEEEVEVRFRPSYFPFTEPSAEVDVMGKNGKWLEVLGCGMVHPNVLRSVGIDPEKYSGFAFGMGVERLTMLRYGVNDLRAFFENDLRFLKQFK; this is encoded by the coding sequence ATGCAACATCTAGAAGAGATCATTGCTAATGCGAGCACAGCAATTGAAGCTGCGCAGTCGCTAGTCGCACTTGATGAAGTGCGTGTTCAGTATCTAGGCAAAAAGGGCGAGCTTACTGCTCAACTTCAAAGCCTAGGTAAACTACCACCAGAAGAACGTCGTGAAGCGGGTCAAGAGATCAACAAAGCGAAAGGCGTTGTTCAGCAAGCTATTGCAGCTCGTAAAGATGCATTACAACGTGCAGAGCTAGAAGCGAAGCTTGCAGCAGAAACGATCGATGTGACACTACCGGGTCGTCGTATTGAGAACGGTGGTCTACACCCAGTTACTCGTACTGTTGAGCGTATTGAGAAGTTCTTTGGTGAACTAGGCTTTAACACAGAGTCTGGTCCAGAAATCGAAGATGCATTCCATAACTTTGATGCGCTCAATATTGCGGCTGATCACCCAGCACGTACTGACCACGATACTTTCTTCTTCAATCCAGATTTGATGCTTCGCACTCATACGTCAGGCGTGCAGATCCGTACGATGGAAAATGGTAAACCGCCATTCCGTTTCATCGCACCAGGTCGTGTATACCGTAACGACTACGACCAAACGCACACACCAATGTTCCACCAAGTGGAAGGTATGCTGGTTGATGAGAACGTAAACTTCGCACAACTGAAAGGCATTCTGCACGATTTCCTATGTAACTTCTTCGAAGAGGAAGTAGAAGTGCGTTTCCGTCCATCTTACTTCCCGTTCACTGAGCCTTCAGCTGAAGTCGACGTGATGGGTAAAAATGGTAAATGGCTAGAAGTACTAGGCTGCGGTATGGTTCACCCGAACGTACTACGTAGCGTAGGCATCGATCCTGAAAAATACTCTGGCTTCGCGTTCGGTATGGGTGTTGAGCGTCTAACAATGCTTCGTTACGGCGTAAACGACCTACGCGCGTTCTTCGAGAACGATCTTCGTTTCCTAAAACAGTTCAAGTAA
- the thrS gene encoding threonine--tRNA ligase: protein MPIITLPDGSQRQFDNPVSTMEVAQSIGPGLAKATIAGRVNGNRVDACDLIEEDASLEIITVKDEVDGLEIVRHSCAHLLGHALKQLYPQAKMAIGPTIDNGFYYDIDLDESLTQDDLEKIEKRMKELAKTKYEVVKKKVSWQEARDTFESRGEPYKVEILDENVSRDDRPGLYHHEEYIDMCRGPHVPNMGFCQHFTLMNVAGAYWRGNSDNKMLQRIYGTAFHDKKALKAHLTRLEEAAKRDHRKLGKQLDLFHMQQEAPGMVFWHHNGWSIFRDLEMFVRSKLDEYGYQEVKGPLIMDRVLWERSGHWDKYADAMFTTSSENREYALKPMNCPGHVQIFNQGLKSYRDLPLRMAEFGSCHRNEPSGALHGIMRVRGFTQDDAHIFCTESQIQEEVTSCIKMVYDTYQTFGFDNIVVKLSTRPEKRVGSDEIWDQSEEALKQSLEAMEIPYEIQEGEGAFYGPKIEFTLYDCLDRAWQCGTVQLDFNLPNRLGATYVGENNERLVPVMIHRAILGSLERFIGILIEEYAGFFPTWLAPEQAVLMNITDKQSDYVQEVVQKLQKSGIRAKADLRNEKIGFKIREHTLKRVPYMLVVGDQEMEAGEIAVRTRKGKDLGKFKVDDFISYIQDEISSRKLNLEE from the coding sequence ATGCCTATTATTACTCTTCCTGACGGCAGTCAGCGTCAATTCGACAACCCAGTTTCAACAATGGAAGTTGCGCAATCGATCGGTCCTGGTCTTGCGAAAGCAACGATTGCTGGTCGTGTTAACGGTAACCGTGTTGATGCGTGTGATCTTATTGAAGAAGATGCAAGCCTAGAAATCATCACTGTAAAAGATGAAGTAGACGGTCTAGAAATTGTTCGTCACTCTTGTGCTCACCTTCTTGGTCACGCTCTTAAGCAGTTGTACCCTCAAGCTAAAATGGCGATCGGTCCAACCATCGACAACGGTTTTTACTACGACATCGATCTAGATGAGTCTCTTACGCAAGACGATCTTGAAAAGATTGAAAAGCGCATGAAAGAGCTTGCGAAAACCAAGTACGAAGTTGTTAAGAAAAAAGTGAGCTGGCAGGAAGCACGCGATACCTTTGAATCGCGTGGTGAACCTTATAAAGTAGAAATTCTTGACGAAAATGTTTCCCGTGACGATCGTCCTGGTCTGTATCATCACGAAGAATACATCGACATGTGTCGTGGTCCACATGTACCAAACATGGGTTTTTGTCAGCATTTCACTCTAATGAATGTGGCTGGTGCTTACTGGCGTGGTAACAGCGATAATAAAATGCTGCAACGTATCTACGGTACAGCTTTCCACGATAAGAAAGCATTAAAAGCGCACCTGACTCGTCTTGAAGAAGCCGCGAAGCGTGACCACCGTAAACTAGGCAAGCAGTTAGATTTATTCCATATGCAGCAAGAAGCACCAGGTATGGTTTTCTGGCATCATAATGGTTGGTCTATCTTCCGTGACCTTGAAATGTTTGTGCGTTCTAAGCTGGATGAATATGGTTACCAAGAGGTAAAAGGTCCACTTATTATGGATCGTGTTCTTTGGGAACGTTCTGGTCACTGGGACAAATACGCAGATGCCATGTTCACAACCTCTTCAGAAAACCGTGAATACGCATTGAAGCCAATGAACTGCCCAGGTCACGTACAGATCTTTAACCAAGGTCTAAAATCGTACCGTGATCTACCGCTACGTATGGCAGAGTTTGGCTCATGTCACCGTAACGAACCATCAGGCGCATTGCACGGTATTATGCGTGTGCGTGGCTTTACTCAGGATGATGCTCATATTTTCTGTACTGAGAGCCAAATTCAAGAAGAAGTGACGAGCTGCATCAAGATGGTATACGATACATATCAAACGTTTGGTTTTGATAACATCGTTGTTAAGCTGTCTACTCGTCCTGAAAAACGTGTTGGTTCAGATGAAATCTGGGATCAATCTGAAGAAGCACTCAAGCAATCTCTTGAAGCGATGGAAATCCCATACGAGATTCAAGAAGGTGAGGGCGCATTCTATGGACCTAAAATTGAATTTACTTTGTACGATTGCTTAGATCGTGCTTGGCAGTGCGGTACAGTTCAGTTAGACTTCAACCTACCGAATCGTTTAGGTGCGACTTACGTAGGTGAAAACAATGAACGTCTTGTTCCGGTGATGATTCACCGAGCAATTCTTGGTTCGCTTGAGCGTTTCATTGGTATCCTAATTGAAGAATATGCTGGTTTCTTCCCAACTTGGTTGGCGCCAGAGCAAGCTGTTCTTATGAATATTACTGATAAACAGTCAGATTATGTTCAAGAAGTTGTACAAAAACTACAAAAAAGTGGAATTAGAGCAAAAGCGGACTTGAGAAATGAGAAGATTGGCTTTAAAATCCGCGAACACACTTTGAAGCGTGTACCATATATGCTTGTCGTTGGTGACCAAGAAATGGAAGCTGGCGAAATTGCAGTTCGTACTCGCAAAGGTAAAGATCTTGGCAAGTTTAAAGTGGATGATTTTATCTCATACATCCAAGACGAGATCTCAAGCCGTAAGCTCAATCTGGAGGAATAA
- a CDS encoding Imm8 family immunity protein — MSSDQLEPSTSGYPSDWEEFDVLMEVDLCFENHQVDSVFFEFYVASPKAIENRAVNSFMPPTLVLEEFDWNVIKCHVSKLLLHANGSHSWAEVATRLSGQIRPTSLSCFPF; from the coding sequence ATATCAAGTGATCAATTAGAACCATCAACTTCCGGTTACCCTAGTGATTGGGAAGAGTTTGATGTTCTCATGGAAGTAGACTTGTGCTTTGAAAATCATCAAGTTGATAGCGTATTTTTTGAATTCTATGTGGCCTCTCCTAAGGCAATTGAGAATCGGGCCGTTAATTCGTTTATGCCACCGACCTTGGTGCTTGAAGAGTTTGATTGGAATGTGATTAAGTGTCATGTTTCAAAGTTACTTTTACATGCAAACGGCAGTCATTCATGGGCAGAAGTGGCTACAAGGCTTTCTGGCCAAATTAGGCCGACCAGTTTGAGTTGTTTTCCGTTTTAG
- a CDS encoding GFA family protein, translating to MPYSETSCLCGSVKITAENINPSFTVCHCQSCRTWGGAPFFAVKCGTQVKIEGENKVKMYKSSSWASRGFCIECGTHLFYKLKETGEFNMPVGLFPNLEGLKMDMQYFIDMRPSYYCFSNETKEMTTEEIMAYFANKI from the coding sequence ATGCCTTATTCAGAAACTAGCTGTCTTTGTGGTTCTGTAAAAATTACAGCAGAAAACATCAACCCTAGCTTCACGGTTTGTCATTGCCAGTCGTGCCGAACTTGGGGAGGAGCTCCATTTTTCGCAGTTAAATGTGGAACTCAGGTGAAAATAGAGGGTGAAAACAAAGTAAAAATGTACAAATCTTCATCTTGGGCTTCTCGTGGGTTCTGTATTGAATGTGGTACTCATCTGTTTTATAAGTTAAAAGAAACAGGTGAATTCAATATGCCAGTAGGTCTATTCCCAAACTTAGAAGGCTTGAAAATGGACATGCAATACTTTATTGATATGCGTCCGAGCTATTATTGCTTTTCCAACGAGACGAAGGAAATGACCACAGAGGAAATTATGGCTTACTTTGCGAATAAGATTTAA
- a CDS encoding helix-turn-helix domain-containing protein, which produces MGELTPEYLLAALRQVIKTKGLTYRSISESVGTPLSTFKRHMSSTNLTIDRLLEYCRVVDCSLSELQKIALQLVTEDQNYFSHTQDRAFLQYPELYDFYQELRVLRDNNSYSTLMNKYHLNERSMADYLKALSMLDLVKVEGKESITLQGSLFYRYADNSQLSQRYTEILTEQALNQDKSARVVLSRMKVTEDQLLSLEKQFSQEILNYHTENISAEEMDATQFANIFMLVSPHEPITFSNGIKNTNADFMTEFCEFMASSREKLVQNSKLSL; this is translated from the coding sequence ATGGGAGAATTGACGCCTGAATATTTACTGGCAGCGCTGAGGCAAGTCATTAAAACTAAAGGCCTTACATATCGAAGCATATCGGAGAGTGTAGGGACACCATTATCAACGTTCAAGCGACACATGAGCAGTACGAATTTAACGATCGATAGGCTATTAGAATATTGTCGTGTTGTGGATTGTTCGTTGAGTGAATTGCAGAAGATAGCGTTGCAGCTTGTTACCGAAGATCAAAACTACTTCAGTCACACTCAAGATCGTGCTTTTTTACAATACCCTGAATTATATGATTTCTATCAAGAGCTAAGAGTACTACGGGACAACAACAGCTATTCAACATTGATGAATAAATACCACTTAAATGAGCGTAGCATGGCTGATTACCTTAAAGCGCTCAGCATGTTGGATTTAGTTAAAGTGGAAGGAAAAGAGAGTATTACTCTACAAGGGTCGTTGTTCTATCGTTATGCGGATAACTCACAGCTGAGCCAACGTTATACCGAAATTCTTACGGAACAGGCTTTAAATCAAGATAAAAGCGCTCGTGTTGTTTTGTCACGTATGAAGGTCACCGAAGATCAATTGTTGAGCCTGGAAAAACAGTTTTCGCAAGAAATACTCAACTATCACACCGAAAATATATCAGCAGAAGAGATGGATGCCACTCAGTTCGCCAATATCTTTATGTTGGTTAGTCCTCATGAGCCCATAACGTTTTCAAACGGGATAAAAAACACCAACGCTGACTTTATGACTGAATTTTGCGAATTTATGGCTTCTTCTCGAGAAAAGCTGGTGCAAAATAGTAAGTTGAGCCTCTAA
- a CDS encoding VOC family protein has product MILNHVSIGTSDLIRAVNFYDSVLSVFSINRTHYIENIAAAYGENFEFWVGSPCEGKATPSNGLHIAFNASSKESVEEFYATAIDLGSTCEGKQVFRSEFGETSYAAFIRDQDGNKIEAVTM; this is encoded by the coding sequence ATGATTTTAAATCATGTCTCAATTGGTACATCTGATTTAATAAGAGCCGTTAATTTTTACGATTCGGTTCTTTCTGTATTTTCCATAAATCGTACTCACTATATAGAAAATATTGCTGCTGCTTATGGTGAAAACTTTGAGTTTTGGGTTGGTAGCCCTTGTGAAGGAAAAGCGACTCCAAGTAATGGATTACATATAGCTTTTAATGCATCTTCTAAAGAATCTGTTGAAGAATTCTATGCTACTGCAATAGACCTAGGTAGTACATGCGAAGGTAAGCAGGTGTTTCGGTCAGAGTTTGGTGAAACCTCTTATGCTGCATTTATTCGAGATCAGGATGGAAATAAAATTGAAGCAGTCACAATGTAG
- a CDS encoding sporulation protein, with protein sequence MLKKLKASLGIGAAKVDTVLEEMSVYQGSTLRGTIQIKGGDVEQQVDAITLNLNTEMKVETDDSVSYETFTIDQLKAVEPFVIQPNEEKQIPFELNLHDETPITAVNAAKNQCHVWVETTLDISFAMDPRDRDYIEVKPLPVVAKVINAIEQAGFNMVKADVEKGFLRGDQFASRSGIYQELEFRNRGFIATKEIELSFILDGQTVHCLAEIDRSFSTSGDQYRAFSLPLDASEAQITSAIRPILNL encoded by the coding sequence ATGCTAAAAAAATTAAAAGCCTCACTTGGTATCGGTGCTGCAAAAGTTGATACGGTTTTAGAAGAAATGAGCGTTTATCAAGGCTCAACATTACGCGGTACAATTCAAATTAAGGGCGGAGATGTAGAGCAACAGGTCGACGCGATTACTCTGAACCTCAATACAGAGATGAAAGTGGAGACAGATGACAGTGTGTCGTACGAAACCTTTACGATTGACCAATTAAAAGCTGTCGAGCCTTTTGTGATTCAGCCAAACGAAGAAAAGCAGATACCTTTTGAGCTTAATCTTCATGATGAAACACCAATCACTGCGGTCAATGCAGCAAAAAATCAGTGCCATGTTTGGGTTGAAACGACGTTAGACATCAGTTTCGCGATGGATCCTCGTGATCGAGATTATATTGAAGTCAAACCATTACCGGTTGTCGCAAAAGTTATCAATGCGATTGAACAAGCGGGTTTTAATATGGTTAAAGCGGATGTTGAGAAAGGCTTCTTGCGAGGCGATCAATTTGCTTCTCGTTCTGGTATTTATCAAGAGTTAGAGTTTCGTAATCGCGGTTTTATTGCCACAAAGGAAATCGAATTATCATTCATATTAGATGGCCAAACGGTTCACTGTTTAGCGGAGATAGACCGCTCTTTCAGCACTTCCGGTGATCAATACCGTGCATTTTCGTTACCACTAGATGCAAGTGAAGCACAAATTACGTCCGCGATAAGACCGATTTTAAATCTTTAA
- the rpmI gene encoding 50S ribosomal protein L35, which produces MPKMKTNKGAAKRFKKTAGGIKYKHATKRHILTKRTTKNKRQLRPNAILPKCEVAAVVRMMPYA; this is translated from the coding sequence ATGCCTAAGATGAAAACCAACAAAGGTGCTGCTAAGCGTTTCAAGAAAACTGCTGGTGGTATTAAGTACAAGCACGCTACAAAACGTCACATCTTGACTAAGCGTACTACTAAGAACAAGCGTCAGCTTCGTCCAAATGCAATCCTTCCTAAGTGTGAAGTGGCTGCAGTTGTTCGTATGATGCCATACGCTTAA
- the infC gene encoding translation initiation factor IF-3: protein MKGGRRGQQPVKQNPHRINGEIRGVREVRLTGADGESVGVVSIQEAIAAAEEAGMDLVEISPNAEPPVCRVMDYGKFLFEKSKSAKEQKKKQKQVQIKEIKFRPGTDIGDYQVKLRNLTRFLEDGNKVKVTIRFRGREMAHQDIGVDVLNRLKEDTVDFAVVESFPSRIEGRQMIMVLAPKKK from the coding sequence ATTAAAGGCGGAAGACGCGGCCAACAGCCGGTAAAACAAAACCCACACCGTATAAACGGTGAAATTCGTGGCGTTCGTGAAGTTCGACTAACAGGCGCTGATGGAGAATCCGTTGGTGTTGTATCGATTCAAGAGGCGATCGCAGCTGCTGAAGAAGCAGGCATGGATCTTGTGGAAATCAGTCCTAACGCTGAGCCGCCAGTGTGTCGTGTGATGGACTACGGCAAATTCCTCTTCGAGAAGAGCAAGTCTGCGAAAGAGCAGAAGAAGAAGCAAAAACAGGTTCAGATCAAGGAAATAAAATTCCGTCCTGGAACTGATATTGGAGACTATCAGGTAAAACTACGCAACCTGACGCGTTTCCTAGAAGACGGCAACAAAGTGAAGGTAACAATTCGCTTCCGTGGCCGTGAAATGGCTCACCAAGACATCGGTGTTGACGTTCTAAACCGCTTGAAAGAAGATACTGTAGATTTTGCTGTAGTAGAATCTTTCCCAAGCAGAATTGAAGGTCGCCAGATGATCATGGTGTTGGCCCCTAAAAAGAAGTAA